A genomic window from Deinococcus detaillensis includes:
- the rplI gene encoding 50S ribosomal protein L9: MQIILLEPGRLGQVGEVVDVKAGYARNFLIPQGMALPANKNNMQSLEARIKSRNKVLAQEKKAAENMAERMKDLSVELSVKAGEGKIYGAVTHADVAAALAAKGFEVDRRKLDMPKAVKEIGEYEIAYRAHSEVSVPFKLIIHAKK; encoded by the coding sequence ATGCAGATTATCTTGCTCGAACCGGGCCGACTGGGGCAGGTCGGTGAAGTGGTGGACGTCAAAGCTGGTTACGCCCGCAACTTCCTGATCCCTCAGGGCATGGCCCTGCCCGCCAACAAAAACAACATGCAGAGCTTAGAAGCGCGGATCAAGTCGCGTAACAAAGTGCTGGCCCAAGAGAAGAAAGCCGCCGAGAACATGGCTGAGCGCATGAAAGACCTCAGTGTCGAACTCAGCGTCAAAGCCGGCGAAGGCAAAATCTACGGCGCAGTGACCCACGCCGACGTGGCCGCCGCACTCGCCGCGAAGGGCTTTGAAGTCGACCGCCGCAAGCTGGATATGCCCAAAGCCGTCAAAGAAATTGGCGAGTACGAGATTGCTTACCGTGCCCACTCCGAAGTGAGCGTGCCGTTCAAGCTGATCATCCACGCCAAGAAGTAA
- the rpsR gene encoding 30S ribosomal protein S18, with translation MTQTDRDRKPRAKGPKRPRKPKVDPFAIGELEITDYKDVKMLRRFVSDTGKILPRRRTGLSAKHQRRIAQTVKLARQLALLPYTEKLVRK, from the coding sequence ATGACCCAAACTGACCGTGACCGCAAACCGCGTGCCAAGGGGCCCAAGCGCCCCCGTAAGCCCAAGGTTGATCCGTTTGCCATCGGCGAACTCGAAATCACCGACTACAAAGATGTCAAGATGCTGCGCCGCTTTGTCTCTGACACCGGCAAAATCTTGCCCCGCCGCCGCACCGGCCTCTCGGCCAAGCATCAGCGCCGCATCGCCCAGACTGTCAAGTTGGCGCGTCAGCTCGCGCTCTTGCCCTACACCGAGAAACTGGTTCGGAAGTAA
- the ssb gene encoding single-stranded DNA-binding protein, with translation MARGMNHVYLVGSLARDPELRYTPSGVPVFEATIAGEDHLMGNDGKERKLPWYHRVSILGKPAEWQSERNLKAGDPVLVEGTLDYSQWEAPEGGKRSQVRVKALRMESLGTQPELVQDAGGGVRMGGGWNTVMVVGNLARDPELRYTPTGDAVLGLSMAVNETWKDRNGNQQEKTHWIDITLWRELAEACQSLSKGDPVLIQGRLVNDSWQDKDGNKRNTTKVEATKVEALARGVGVGTPAATSSAPRMQATGSAPTRSAPPARAATQATSPQGNRSAGLDIDQGLDDFPPEEDLPF, from the coding sequence ATGGCCCGTGGAATGAATCACGTTTATCTGGTCGGCAGCCTTGCCCGCGACCCCGAATTGCGCTACACCCCCAGCGGGGTGCCGGTATTTGAAGCCACGATTGCTGGCGAAGATCACCTGATGGGCAATGACGGCAAAGAGCGCAAGTTGCCCTGGTATCACCGCGTTAGCATTTTGGGTAAGCCCGCCGAGTGGCAATCTGAGCGCAACCTCAAAGCCGGAGACCCGGTTTTGGTGGAAGGCACCTTGGATTACAGCCAGTGGGAAGCTCCAGAAGGCGGTAAACGCTCGCAGGTGCGCGTCAAAGCGCTGCGGATGGAATCGCTCGGCACTCAGCCAGAGCTGGTTCAGGACGCTGGCGGCGGCGTGCGAATGGGCGGCGGCTGGAACACCGTAATGGTGGTCGGCAACCTCGCCCGTGACCCCGAACTGCGCTACACCCCTACCGGGGACGCGGTTCTCGGCCTGAGCATGGCGGTGAACGAAACCTGGAAAGACCGGAACGGCAACCAGCAAGAGAAGACCCACTGGATCGACATTACCTTGTGGCGGGAGTTGGCAGAAGCTTGCCAAAGCCTCAGCAAAGGCGACCCGGTGCTGATTCAGGGACGGCTGGTCAACGACAGTTGGCAAGATAAAGACGGCAACAAGCGCAACACCACCAAAGTAGAGGCAACGAAAGTTGAAGCCTTAGCCCGAGGCGTGGGTGTCGGCACACCCGCAGCCACCTCCAGTGCGCCCCGTATGCAGGCCACGGGCAGCGCACCGACGCGCAGCGCACCACCAGCGCGGGCGGCAACACAAGCAACATCGCCGCAGGGGAACCGTTCGGCAGGCTTAGATATTGATCAGGGCCTCGATGATTTTCCGCCGGAAGAAGACTTGCCGTTTTAA
- the rpsF gene encoding 30S ribosomal protein S6 has protein sequence MQNQYDLNLILNPNLSGDQLQIEKDYISNAVQNAGAEVMNLDDAGNRRMAYPIQKDREGYYLMYTIKAAGDPEKDIAASLRLRDNVRRVLVVKDRPEWKTKKA, from the coding sequence ATGCAAAATCAATACGATCTCAACTTGATCCTCAACCCCAATTTGAGCGGTGATCAGCTTCAAATCGAGAAAGACTACATCAGCAACGCCGTGCAAAACGCCGGAGCCGAAGTGATGAACCTCGACGACGCGGGTAACCGCCGGATGGCGTACCCGATTCAGAAAGACCGCGAAGGCTACTACTTGATGTACACCATCAAGGCCGCCGGCGATCCTGAAAAGGACATCGCTGCCAGCTTGCGTCTGCGCGACAACGTGCGCCGCGTCTTGGTGGTCAAAGACCGCCCAGAGTGGAAGACCAAGAAAGCTTGA
- a CDS encoding response regulator produces the protein MPRILVVDDDAAILKLISVILSRAGHEVRTSSHPVEALEMLNVFTPDLVISDVVMPYMTGLEFLEQVRSNEKRSAMPFMLLSSHAERGDVRRGMNLGADDYLPKPFTPQDLLTAIDARLRRAGLAAQGASGTEAKALGTAQVIWKGDGVSWVSRKALELFFYLLEHKEVTSWQAAEALWPEKDEARASSLFHTTLHRLRRSLSNEAVVSTNRRYTLSEEINPTYDAKRFELLAKQAEAGSLGLEELRELSSMYGEFLPGVDSPWADDVRSRLEQAQLSVLSLAARAAGEAGRVKDAAQFHQRALTIDPLSEQDWNGLAKALSALGDPRARLAAQREAWWAVDLD, from the coding sequence ATGCCGCGTATCTTGGTGGTGGACGACGACGCTGCCATCCTTAAACTCATCAGTGTCATTCTCTCGCGGGCTGGTCACGAAGTCCGCACCAGCAGCCATCCGGTTGAGGCGCTGGAAATGCTCAACGTGTTTACCCCCGACCTCGTCATCAGCGACGTGGTGATGCCGTACATGACCGGCTTAGAATTCCTGGAACAGGTGCGGTCCAATGAAAAGCGCTCGGCCATGCCGTTTATGCTGCTGTCCAGCCACGCCGAGCGCGGCGACGTGCGGCGCGGTATGAACTTGGGAGCCGACGATTACCTGCCCAAGCCGTTCACGCCCCAAGACCTGCTGACGGCCATCGACGCCCGCTTAAGGCGTGCGGGTCTGGCCGCGCAGGGAGCCAGCGGCACCGAAGCCAAAGCGCTAGGCACCGCTCAAGTCATCTGGAAGGGTGACGGTGTTTCTTGGGTATCGCGCAAAGCCTTGGAGCTGTTCTTTTACTTGCTCGAACACAAAGAAGTCACCAGCTGGCAAGCTGCCGAGGCGCTCTGGCCCGAAAAAGACGAAGCGCGGGCCAGCAGCTTGTTTCACACGACCCTGCACCGCTTGAGGCGTTCGCTGAGCAACGAAGCGGTGGTCAGCACCAACCGCCGCTATACCCTCTCCGAGGAAATCAACCCCACTTACGACGCCAAGCGCTTTGAACTCTTAGCCAAGCAGGCCGAAGCGGGCAGTCTCGGCTTGGAGGAGTTGCGTGAACTCTCTAGCATGTACGGCGAATTTTTGCCGGGAGTCGACTCGCCTTGGGCTGACGATGTGCGCTCGCGCCTCGAGCAAGCCCAGCTCTCGGTGCTGAGCCTCGCCGCCCGCGCCGCTGGAGAAGCGGGCCGGGTCAAAGACGCCGCGCAGTTTCACCAGCGGGCGCTGACGATTGACCCCCTCAGCGAGCAAGATTGGAACGGGCTGGCCAAGGCGCTGAGCGCACTCGGTGATCCCCGCGCAAGGCTGGCTGCTCAGCGTGAGGCGTGGTGGGCTGTAGATTTAGACTGA
- a CDS encoding response regulator transcription factor, with protein MEQRILLIEDNPDITRVVQYELEQAGYRVLTAPDGVTGLTSARENAPDLVILDLGLPDFDGAEIARRLRKTSAVPIIILTAMDAVDRKVNLLEAGADDYMTKPFHPEELVARVKVQLRHQQHGEVIQIGALEIHPQKRLCHYNGHEVRLSPKEFDLLTFLARQPGRVYSRQEIEREVWNGELPSNSNVVDVHMANMRAKLRDLDGYGIIRTVRGIGYALKTP; from the coding sequence ATGGAACAACGTATTCTCCTGATTGAAGACAACCCCGACATCACCCGCGTGGTGCAGTACGAACTCGAGCAAGCGGGCTACCGCGTTCTGACCGCGCCCGACGGCGTGACTGGCCTGACCAGCGCCCGTGAAAATGCACCCGACTTGGTGATCCTCGACCTCGGCCTGCCTGACTTTGACGGCGCTGAGATCGCCCGCCGCCTACGCAAAACCAGCGCGGTGCCGATCATCATCCTGACGGCGATGGACGCGGTAGACCGCAAAGTCAACTTGCTGGAAGCCGGCGCTGACGACTACATGACCAAGCCCTTTCATCCTGAAGAACTGGTGGCCCGCGTCAAAGTGCAGTTGCGCCATCAGCAGCACGGCGAGGTCATTCAGATCGGCGCACTGGAAATTCACCCGCAAAAGCGGCTGTGTCACTACAACGGCCACGAAGTTCGCCTCTCGCCCAAAGAGTTTGATCTGCTGACTTTTCTGGCGCGGCAACCGGGCCGGGTCTACTCGCGTCAAGAAATCGAGCGCGAGGTCTGGAACGGCGAATTGCCCAGTAACAGCAACGTGGTGGACGTCCATATGGCTAATATGCGGGCCAAGCTGCGCGACCTCGACGGCTACGGAATTATTCGCACGGTACGCGGAATCGGGTACGCACTCAAGACGCCCTGA
- a CDS encoding Fur family transcriptional regulator: MTMVRNTRQRQAVLQALQTTRSHPDAASIHKAVRQDLPSISLGTVYRTLDALVAGGLAVTIERAGQATRYDFRRDDHHHHAVCRSCGAIFDLEVKDAPHLPPSQLPSGFQVADVRLEVHGFCAECQ, from the coding sequence ATGACGATGGTTCGAAATACGCGGCAAAGGCAGGCGGTGCTTCAGGCGCTGCAAACCACCCGCAGCCATCCTGACGCGGCTTCTATCCACAAAGCGGTGCGACAAGATTTGCCCAGCATCAGCCTCGGCACGGTGTACCGCACCCTTGACGCCCTGGTCGCGGGCGGCCTGGCCGTGACGATTGAGCGGGCCGGACAGGCCACCCGCTACGATTTTCGGCGCGACGATCACCACCACCACGCGGTCTGCCGCTCATGCGGAGCCATCTTCGATCTCGAAGTCAAAGACGCGCCGCACCTGCCGCCCAGCCAGTTGCCCAGCGGCTTTCAGGTGGCCGACGTGCGTTTAGAAGTTCACGGCTTTTGCGCCGAGTGCCAGTAA
- a CDS encoding potassium/proton antiporter → MSGGFYILIAGALLLASIVGSKASGRLGVPGLLLFLGVGMLSGSDGPGGIEFSNYLFAQWAGTVALCFILFQGGLSTEWSLVRPVLKKSLSLATLGVLSSTGLMGAFAHFVFGIPWLTALLLGAVVSSTDASAVFTVLKERRLGLRGEITPLLELESGGNDPMAVFLTLGLITLIQKPELSAFSIVPSFFQEMLLGALFGYVLGRVSLWAINKLNLQFEGLYSVMVIALALMIFGAAASVHGSGFLAVYIAGLVLGNADFIHKRSVLDFLDGVSWLMQIAMFLMLGLLVNPHELLPTAGLALACSLFLVFVARPASVYLSLATSKMPKRDKSMVAWVGLRGAVPIVLATFPLLSGVPGAKILFNVVFFIVLTSVLLQGTTLTAVARLLKVREAIPERPVYPIAYRPTGTGRNDMTEVDVKVGSEADGKRIMDLKLPPGALVILVHRGGEFLVPKGATTLQAGDSVLVLAIGEDLRAVQAKLGAETLVSASRIQTLELPSLSKEGKA, encoded by the coding sequence GTGAGCGGCGGCTTTTACATTTTGATCGCCGGAGCGCTGCTGCTGGCCAGCATCGTGGGCAGCAAAGCTTCGGGGCGGCTGGGCGTGCCGGGTTTGCTGCTGTTTTTAGGCGTGGGGATGCTGTCGGGCAGTGACGGCCCCGGCGGCATCGAATTCAGCAATTACTTGTTCGCGCAGTGGGCCGGAACAGTGGCGCTGTGCTTTATTTTGTTTCAGGGTGGTTTGAGTACCGAGTGGTCGCTGGTGCGGCCCGTTCTCAAAAAGAGCTTGTCGCTGGCAACCCTCGGCGTGCTGTCCAGCACCGGCTTGATGGGCGCGTTTGCCCACTTCGTGTTTGGAATACCCTGGCTCACCGCCCTGCTGCTGGGCGCAGTGGTCAGCTCCACCGATGCCAGCGCCGTGTTTACGGTGCTCAAGGAGCGGCGGCTGGGACTGCGCGGCGAAATTACCCCGCTCCTCGAACTCGAATCCGGCGGCAACGACCCGATGGCCGTCTTTTTGACGCTGGGCCTGATTACCCTGATCCAAAAACCTGAGCTGAGCGCTTTTTCCATCGTGCCGAGCTTTTTTCAAGAAATGCTGTTGGGGGCGCTGTTCGGCTACGTGCTGGGGCGGGTGAGCTTGTGGGCCATCAACAAACTCAACTTGCAATTCGAGGGCCTGTATTCGGTGATGGTGATTGCGCTGGCGTTGATGATTTTCGGCGCGGCGGCCAGCGTTCACGGCAGCGGCTTTTTGGCGGTGTATATCGCCGGATTGGTGCTGGGCAACGCCGACTTTATTCACAAGCGCAGCGTCCTCGATTTTCTCGACGGCGTGTCGTGGCTGATGCAAATTGCCATGTTCTTGATGCTGGGGCTGCTGGTCAATCCGCACGAACTGCTGCCCACCGCTGGGCTGGCGCTGGCCTGCTCGCTGTTTTTGGTGTTCGTGGCGAGGCCCGCCAGCGTGTACCTGAGTTTAGCCACTTCCAAAATGCCCAAGCGCGACAAAAGTATGGTGGCGTGGGTGGGCCTGCGCGGCGCGGTGCCGATTGTGCTGGCGACCTTCCCGCTGCTCTCAGGTGTTCCCGGCGCAAAAATCCTGTTTAACGTGGTCTTTTTTATTGTGCTGACCAGTGTGCTGTTGCAGGGCACCACCCTCACGGCGGTGGCCCGGCTCCTCAAAGTGCGCGAGGCGATTCCTGAGCGCCCGGTGTACCCGATTGCTTACCGGCCCACCGGCACAGGCCGGAACGACATGACTGAAGTGGACGTCAAGGTGGGCAGCGAGGCCGACGGCAAGCGGATTATGGATTTGAAATTGCCACCCGGTGCGCTGGTGATTTTGGTGCACCGGGGCGGCGAATTTTTGGTTCCCAAAGGAGCCACCACCCTTCAGGCCGGAGACAGCGTGTTGGTGCTGGCGATTGGTGAAGACTTACGGGCGGTGCAGGCCAAGCTGGGCGCGGAGACTTTGGTGAGCGCCAGTCGCATCCAGACCCTAGAGCTTCCGTCCCTGAGCAAAGAGGGCAAAGCTTGA
- a CDS encoding response regulator: METAKRGEALHVLLIEDNEADVGLIWAALEELQAVDSAAGSVCLYVARDGKEARELLLSEARIGLVLLDHRLPGEDGLQWLEAIKNHSDLALRRLPVVMLSGNDTEEQIRRAYHAYASAYLIKPADPDGLRQMVGSLVAFWGQVARLPNRL, encoded by the coding sequence ATGGAAACGGCGAAGCGGGGTGAGGCGCTGCATGTCCTTCTGATCGAAGACAACGAAGCCGATGTGGGCCTGATCTGGGCAGCTTTGGAAGAGCTGCAAGCTGTAGATTCGGCGGCTGGCTCCGTATGCTTGTACGTGGCCAGAGACGGCAAAGAAGCCAGGGAGCTGCTGCTGAGCGAAGCCCGCATCGGCCTAGTGCTGCTCGACCACCGCTTGCCCGGCGAGGACGGCTTGCAGTGGCTCGAAGCCATTAAAAATCACAGCGACCTCGCCCTGCGCCGCTTGCCGGTGGTGATGCTCAGCGGCAACGACACCGAAGAGCAAATTCGCCGCGCCTACCACGCCTACGCCAGCGCTTACCTGATCAAGCCCGCCGATCCCGACGGCCTGCGCCAGATGGTCGGCTCGCTGGTGGCCTTTTGGGGTCAGGTTGCCCGGTTGCCCAACCGCCTTTAA
- a CDS encoding response regulator transcription factor, translating to MTRQRILVIEDDLDIANVLRLDLSDAGFDVDHADTAMTGLIKAREDQPELILLDLGLPDFDGGDVVQRLRKNSTVPVIVLTARDTVEERVRLLGLGADDYVIKPFHPDELLARIKVQLRQRGSESLTLGDLELDPQKRLVRYKGEELRLSPKEFDILALLIRQPGRVYSRQEIGQDIWQGRLPDGSNVVDVHMANLRAKLRDLDGYGLLRTVRGVGYALRS from the coding sequence GTGACCCGCCAACGCATACTTGTGATCGAGGACGATCTCGATATCGCCAACGTCTTACGCCTTGATCTCTCTGACGCAGGCTTTGACGTTGACCACGCCGACACGGCTATGACCGGCCTCATCAAAGCGCGTGAAGACCAGCCCGAACTGATTTTGCTCGATCTCGGCCTCCCGGATTTTGACGGCGGCGACGTGGTGCAGCGGCTGCGTAAAAACAGCACTGTCCCGGTGATCGTGCTGACCGCCCGCGACACCGTCGAGGAGCGGGTGAGGCTGCTGGGCCTCGGCGCAGACGATTACGTCATCAAGCCCTTTCACCCCGACGAGCTGCTGGCCCGCATCAAAGTTCAACTGCGCCAGCGCGGCTCGGAAAGCCTGACGCTGGGCGACCTCGAGCTCGATCCGCAAAAGCGTTTGGTGCGCTACAAAGGTGAAGAGTTGCGGCTCTCGCCCAAAGAGTTCGATATCTTGGCGCTGCTGATTCGCCAGCCCGGACGGGTCTACTCGCGCCAGGAAATCGGCCAAGACATCTGGCAAGGCCGCTTGCCCGACGGCAGCAACGTGGTGGACGTTCACATGGCCAATCTGCGGGCCAAACTGCGCGACCTCGACGGCTACGGCCTGCTCAGAACCGTGCGCGGCGTGGGCTACGCTCTGCGGAGCTAA
- a CDS encoding ribonuclease J yields the protein MNPQPTSHDALEVIPLGGMGEIGKNMFAYRYGDEILVVDGGLAFPEAHQLGIDLIIPKIDYLQENAALIKGWILTHGHEDHIGSLPYIMPRLPRVPMYSAALTLGLLREKLSEFGIKEADTDLREVEIDAQVKIGQHFVVDFFRITHSIPDNMGYVLTTPVGKVVHTGDFKIDRTPTDGKLSQLDRIEKAGDEGVLLLISDSTNAERPGWSISEAEVAENMEELIKAARGRVFITTFASQTHRVQNIIKSSEKLGRRVVMEGRSMLKYAQVSQQLGYMEFKDPLVTSDEVGSMQDSQVLYICTGSQGQPMSVLSRLAFGNHAKIALKRGDTVILSSSPIPGNEEAVNTVINRLYEIGVDVLYPPNQKVHASGHGSREEQLHILNLARPKYFLPWHGEPRHQINHARLAQTATRPPQRTLVAKNGDIVRLTPDDFKVVGTVPAGAVYVDGLGVGDIGDDIIMDRMSMSQEGVLIITAVLHPTPHIELVSRGFIRSNRELENQIRKVALEAVEQGTRDKKRLEDIRDDMYGAVRRFVRKVTGRNPVLIPLLVD from the coding sequence ATGAATCCACAACCCACTTCCCACGACGCCCTGGAAGTCATCCCGCTCGGCGGCATGGGCGAAATCGGCAAGAACATGTTCGCTTACCGCTACGGCGACGAAATTCTGGTCGTCGATGGCGGCCTCGCCTTTCCCGAAGCGCACCAACTCGGCATCGATTTGATTATTCCCAAAATCGATTACCTGCAAGAAAACGCCGCTCTGATCAAAGGCTGGATTTTGACGCACGGCCACGAAGATCACATCGGCTCGCTGCCTTACATCATGCCCCGGCTGCCGCGTGTGCCGATGTACAGCGCGGCACTGACTTTGGGCCTGCTGCGCGAGAAGCTCAGCGAGTTCGGGATCAAGGAAGCCGACACTGACCTGCGCGAAGTGGAAATCGACGCTCAAGTCAAAATCGGGCAGCACTTCGTGGTGGACTTTTTCCGGATTACCCACTCGATTCCTGACAACATGGGCTACGTGCTGACCACTCCGGTGGGCAAAGTGGTGCATACCGGCGATTTCAAGATTGACCGCACCCCGACGGACGGCAAACTCAGCCAGCTCGACCGCATCGAGAAGGCCGGTGACGAGGGTGTGCTGCTGCTGATCAGTGACAGCACCAACGCCGAGCGGCCCGGCTGGTCGATCAGCGAAGCCGAAGTGGCCGAGAACATGGAAGAGCTCATCAAGGCGGCGCGGGGGCGGGTCTTTATCACCACCTTCGCCTCGCAGACGCACCGCGTTCAGAACATCATCAAAAGCTCCGAGAAGCTGGGCCGCCGAGTGGTGATGGAAGGGCGCAGTATGCTCAAGTACGCCCAAGTTTCGCAGCAGCTCGGCTATATGGAGTTCAAAGACCCCCTCGTGACCAGCGACGAAGTCGGCAGCATGCAGGACTCGCAGGTGCTGTACATCTGCACCGGGTCGCAGGGCCAGCCGATGAGCGTCCTCTCGCGCCTGGCCTTTGGCAACCACGCCAAGATCGCCCTTAAGCGCGGCGACACGGTGATCTTGTCGAGCAGCCCGATTCCCGGCAATGAAGAAGCGGTCAACACCGTCATCAACCGGCTTTACGAAATTGGCGTGGACGTGCTGTATCCGCCCAACCAGAAGGTTCACGCTTCGGGGCACGGCAGCCGCGAGGAGCAGCTTCACATCCTGAATCTGGCCCGGCCCAAATACTTCCTGCCCTGGCACGGTGAGCCGCGTCACCAGATCAACCACGCCCGCCTTGCTCAAACAGCCACCCGCCCGCCGCAACGCACCTTGGTGGCCAAGAACGGCGACATCGTGCGCCTGACCCCCGACGACTTTAAGGTGGTCGGTACGGTTCCGGCGGGCGCGGTGTACGTGGACGGCCTCGGCGTGGGCGATATCGGCGACGACATCATCATGGACCGCATGAGCATGAGCCAGGAAGGGGTGCTGATTATCACGGCAGTGCTGCACCCGACGCCGCATATCGAACTCGTGTCACGCGGCTTTATTCGCAGCAACCGCGAACTCGAAAACCAGATTCGCAAAGTGGCTTTGGAAGCGGTGGAGCAGGGCACCCGCGACAAGAAGCGCCTGGAAGACATCCGCGACGACATGTACGGAGCCGTTCGGCGGTTTGTTCGCAAGGTGACGGGCCGCAATCCGGTGCTGATTCCGCTTCTGGTGGATTAG
- a CDS encoding antitoxin, producing the protein MTRSKVFKSGNSQAVRIPQELALPYGEVEITRRGETLVITPIAQQNGATLFDALAAIEGPIEREQPPMQEREAIL; encoded by the coding sequence ATGACGCGCAGCAAGGTCTTTAAAAGTGGAAACAGTCAGGCGGTTCGCATTCCACAGGAGCTGGCCTTGCCTTATGGTGAGGTGGAAATCACTCGGCGGGGTGAGACGTTGGTAATTACGCCGATTGCCCAGCAAAACGGAGCGACTCTGTTTGACGCATTAGCAGCCATTGAAGGGCCAATTGAGCGTGAGCAACCGCCGATGCAAGAACGCGAAGCTATCCTGTGA
- the vapC gene encoding type II toxin-antitoxin system tRNA(fMet)-specific endonuclease VapC yields the protein MTLFLLDTNICIFIMNSRPLRVRERMEAATRAGHRLAVSSITLHELQFGVYNSAKPQENGERLRAFAAGLSVLPFEENAAKQAAIHRTALKKIGQLIGPYDLLIAGHALALEAVLVTNNVGEFGRIEELKVEDWAE from the coding sequence GTGACGCTGTTTTTGCTGGACACTAATATCTGCATCTTCATCATGAACTCGCGGCCTTTGCGGGTACGGGAACGCATGGAAGCCGCCACCAGAGCGGGCCACCGACTTGCTGTTTCTAGCATTACGCTCCACGAATTGCAATTTGGGGTTTATAACAGCGCCAAGCCGCAGGAAAATGGCGAACGGTTGCGGGCGTTCGCGGCGGGCTTGAGTGTCTTGCCCTTTGAAGAGAATGCCGCCAAGCAAGCAGCCATTCACCGAACAGCCCTCAAAAAAATAGGCCAGCTTATCGGCCCTTATGATTTGCTGATCGCTGGGCACGCGCTAGCGCTGGAAGCTGTGTTGGTGACAAATAACGTGGGCGAGTTTGGACGGATTGAGGAGCTGAAAGTGGAGGACTGGGCTGAGTGA